In Rutidosis leptorrhynchoides isolate AG116_Rl617_1_P2 chromosome 2, CSIRO_AGI_Rlap_v1, whole genome shotgun sequence, one genomic interval encodes:
- the LOC139888911 gene encoding uncharacterized protein, whose protein sequence is MHLRSEKNDVELKDMREFADWILKIGEGKINEPNDGEADVEFPDELLLKSNSNSVETMVNSTYPSLQDHLTDPKFFQDRAILATTNEEVDSINEYILSTIPGEEKIYYSSDTLSPDEDNDVFAQQLYSPEIHNTLKVERLGEHTIEARIITGHCFGYLTYISRMIVAPSDNKIAVKFQRRQFSVTVCYAMTINKSQGQSLNNVGLFLWKPILLMDNCM, encoded by the exons ATGCATTTAAGAAGTGAAAAGAATGATGTTGAGCTGAAAGATATGCGTGAATTTGCAGATTGGATTTTAAAAATAGGAGAAGGAAAAATTAACGAGCCAAATGATGGTGAAGCTGATGTAGAATTCCCTGACGAGCTATTGCTTAAATCTAATTCTAATTCTGTTGAGACTATGGTTAATTCAACATACCCTTCACTTCAAGATCATCTAACAGATCCTAAGTTTTTTCAAGATCGAGCAATACTTGCTACAACAAATGAAGAAGTAGACTCAATCAACGAATATATTTTATCTACTATACCTGGTGAAGAAAAAATATACTACAGTTCAGATACTCTATCTCCTGATGAGGACAATGATGTATTTGCACAACAATTATATTCACCTGAGATTCACAATACTCTTAAA GTTGAAAGATTAGGTGAACATACCATCGAAGCACGGATTATCACTGGACATTGTTTTGGTTACCTCACTTACATATCAAGAATGATTGTTGCACCCTCTGACAATAAGATTGCGGTCAAGTTCCAAAGAAGACAATTTTCAGTAACAGTCTGCTATGCAATGACTATCAATAAGAGTCAGGGTCAATCATTGAATAATGTTGGATTATTCCTATGGAAACCGATTTTACTCATGGACAATTGTATGTAA
- the LOC139888912 gene encoding uncharacterized protein: MKFGARLDNRHVAGYNKTLLKQYQARINVEWSWRLFEYEIIHRTHAVYRLSFHLPEQQPIIFDAESVIELVLSKPSVGASQFIEWMARNRSDPEAHQFTYIEFPRHYVWNSSERMWTKQKIGRVIGRMHFVPPKSGECYYLRILLNKVRGPTCYEDIRTVNGIVYDTFKEACYAMGLLNDDKEYIASTREPHEWASGQFCRSLFVSLITSDSVSCPDRVWHETCDLLSDDLKHECPEHFRSNDPETLRKVLHNIALAKIERQLNSCGQSLKNIPKMPFPNYEFIQHSCNMIIQDELTYDGVALLVEHQTSYSTLTNEQKIAYKTIISSIDSDDSGLFFFYDYGGIGKTFFWKTLATAVRSRGDIVINVASSGIAALLLTGGHTAHSRFAIPINVLEDSFCSIKPDSDMAALLNQAKLIIWDEALLMHRYCFEAFDRTMRDIIKSEGKDYSTIPFGGKVVVFG; this comes from the exons GGCTGGTTACAACAAGACTCTATTGAAACAGTATCAAGCTCGTATCAATGTGGAGTGGT CATGGCGGTTGTTTGAGTACGAGATAATCCATAGAACACATGCTGTTTACCGACTATCATTTCACTTACCTGAACAGCAACCGATTATTTTTGATGCAGAATCTGTTATTGAACTTGTACTTTCAAAACCATCAGTTGGTGCATCACAGTTTATTGAGTGGATGGCTAGAAACAGGTCTGATCCAGAGGCACACCAATTCACTTACATTGAATTTCCTCGACATTATGTATGGAATTCATCCGAAAGAATGTGGACTAAACAAAAAATCGGCAGAGTTATTGGTCGAATGCATTTCGTGCCACCAAAATCTGGTGAATGCTACTACCTACGTATCCTTCTAAACAAGGTTAGAGGACCTACGTGTTATGAGGATATACGCACTGTAAATGGAATCGTATATGACACATTTAAAGAAGCTTGTTACGCTATGGGTCTGCTTAATGACGATAAAGAATACATTGCTTCAACTCGAGAGCCTCATGAGTGGGCTTCTGGTCAATTCTGCCGATCATTGTTTGTATCCTTAATAACTTCGGACAGTGTTTCATGCCCTGATCGTGTATGGCATGAAACATGTGACCTACTTTCCGATGATCTAAAACATGAGTGCCCTGAACATTTCAGATCTAATG ATCCTGAAACTTTGAGGAAGGTTCTCCACAACATTGCTCTTGCTAAGATTGAGCGACAGTTGAACAGTTGTGGACAAAGTTTGAAAAACATACCAAAAATGCCTTTCCCGAATTATGAGTTTATACAACACTCGTGCAATATGATTATTCAAGATGAGTTGACATATGATGGAGTCGCTCTACTAGTTGAACATCAAACTTCGTACTCTACACTCACAAACGAACAAAAAATAGCTTACAAAACAATCATTTCTTCAATTGATAGCGATGATAGCGGTCTATTTTTCTTTTACGATTATGGAGGTATTGGGAAAACATTTTTTTGGAAGACGCTCGCAACCGCAGTTCGTTCGCGTGGTGATATTGTTATAAATGTTGCTTCAAGTGGTATTGCAGCATTGCTTTTAACAGGAGGTCACACCGCACACTCAAGGTTTGCCATTCCTATTAATGTACTTGAGGATTCCTTCTGTTCAATTAAACCTGATAGTGACATGGCTGCATTGTTGAATCAAGCAAAGCTAATCATATGGGATGAAGCACTTCTGATGCATAGATATTGTTTTGAGGCATTCGATCGTACAATGAGAGACATCATCAAATCAGAAGGAAAAGATTATAGTACTATACCATTTGGTGGTAAGGTTGTTGTTTTTGGATGA
- the LOC139888910 gene encoding uncharacterized protein, translating to MKKLMRAKFLPENHRQDAFVSYHNLRQQSMGVEEFINEFDKLGMCCDVDEPEEQTIARFLSNLKPGIADVVTLQPYWTYTDICRLALKVEKQLQWGKTRPPFVCQSPPVKPLVPSNDKPKVDTETTTPPSTSSNKPPTCYKCQGKGHYARECSNKRSITIWDDTSEPQYDMEDSTMHSDVVDNVGQEEIVYADQGEALVMCCALNSSTAHSVDELGWLRNNIFRTKVTAKGKVCTMVIDGGSFENVVSKDMVEKLNLETEDHPEPYQLTWLKRGNYVQVSKRCLVQFSIGKKYKDEVWCEVIPMDACHLLLGLPWQFDRQTKHDGYRNTYSFHKDGFHIVLAPMDTRTSPVTDPTLFLNYNGFQLATKTSPFIFALVVQESNELTAGSPDVVQPLLAEYRDVLPDAIPPGLPPMRDIQHCIDFMPGAVNPNKPAYRMNLKEFEELQRQVSELLAKGLIR from the coding sequence ATGAAGAAGTTGATGCGGGCCAAGTTTTTACCCGAAAACCACAGACAAGATGCTTTTGTTTCTTATCATAATCTTCGCCAACAATCCATGGGCGTAGAAGAATTTATCAACGAATTCGACAAACTAGGAATGTGTTGTGATGTGGATGAACCAGAAGAGCAGACTATAGCACGATTCTTGAGCAATTTGAAACCTGGAATAGCGGATGTGGTAACATTACAACCATACTGGACCTACACCGACATTTGTCGGCTTGCTTTAAAAGTCGAAAAACAGCTCCAGTGGGGGAAAACCCGCCCTCCATTTGTATGCCAATCTCCACCTGTCAAGCCACTTGTTCCCTCAAATGACAAACCAAAAGTAGATACTGAGACAACAACACCACCGAGTACATCTTCTAATAAACCTCCTACATGCTACAAATGTCAAGGTAAAGGGCATTATGCACGTGAATGTTCGAATAAACGCTCGATTACTATTTGGGATGACACGAGTGAGCCGCAGTATGACATGGAAGATTCCACAATGCACTCGGACGTTGTAGACAATGTGGGACAGGAAGAAATTGTTTACGCAGATCAGGGTGAAGCACTAGTTATGTGTTGCGCCCTAAATAGTTCAACTGCTCACTCTGTTGACGAACTAGGTTGGCTCCGTAACAATATTTTTCGAACAAAAGTTACCGCAAAGGGAAAGGTGTGTACCATGGTGATCGATGGAGGCAGTTTTGAAAATGTCGTTTCAAAAGATATGGTCGAGAAATTAAATCTTGAAACGGAAGATCATCCTGAACCTTACCAACTCACGTGGCTCAAACGTGGGAATTACGTCCAGGTTAGTAAACGTTGTTTAGTACAATTTTCGATTGGAAAGAAGTATAAGGACGAAGTATGGTGTGAAGTAATTCCTATGGACGCGTGTCATTTATTGTTAGGACTCCCGTGGCAATTCGATCGCCAAACTAAACATGACGGATACCGAAATACATATAGTTTTCACAAAGATGGCTTTCATATTGTTTTGGCTCCCATGGATACTCGCACATCACCTGTTACTGATCCCACACTTTTTCTCAATTATAATGGATTCCAACTAGCAACTAAAACAAGCCCCTTTATTTTTGCACTAGTTGTTCAGGAGAGTAATGAACTAACAGCGGGCAGTCCCGATGTCGTACAACCCCTTTTAGCAGAGTACCGAGATGTTTTACCTGATGCAATACCCCCAGGGCTGCCGCCGATGCGCGACATTCAACATTGCATTGATTTCATGCCGGGTGCAGTCAATCCTAATAAGCCCGCATACAGAATGAACCTAAAAGAATTCGAAGAATTGCAACGTCAAGTATCTGAGTTGTTGGCAAAGGGTCTGATACGTTAA